Proteins encoded in a region of the Vicia villosa cultivar HV-30 ecotype Madison, WI linkage group LG5, Vvil1.0, whole genome shotgun sequence genome:
- the LOC131602509 gene encoding cyclin-T1-3-like isoform X1, whose protein sequence is MAAHVSGELPNHGASDENPCKGSLDKQQEALGHWYMSRKDMEENAPSRKDGIDLKKETYLRKSYCTFLQDLGMRLKVPQVTIATAVIFCHRFFLRQSHAKNDRRTIATVCMFLAGKVEETPRPLKDVIIISYEMIHKKDPEAAHRIKQKEVYEQQKELILLGERVVLATLGFDLNVQHPYKPLVEAIKKFNVAKNALAQVAWNFVNDGLRTSLCLQFKPHHIAAGAIFLAAKFLKVKLPSDGEKVWWQEFDVTPRQLEEVSNQMLELYEQNRIPQSQGNETEGATAGGVRASSKAPATSEEPASKQIASHSAPQRTSVENNAAPLAGTENQSNDGSAEMGSDITDHKIDLETRDSQTSEKLPDKDNQREVANRSISGAERVVSGDQDKMVGTEEAAELGRSDDTSYKFSFNVGRNLELREGPLSPKEAIKMIDKDKVKAALEKRRKERGEMTIKEDVMDEDALIERELENGVEMTKKVIDKDKVKAALEKMKKVRGEMTIKKDVMDEDDLIEKELEDGVELAVENEKNKRERSQSWSKPDDESHSEDLEETRDESQMGLKGKSQKDRNGCNAEEGEMIDDASSMLNNRKRKMSSPPASQPELKKRLDSSYYNDLSE, encoded by the exons ATGGCAGCACACGTGTCTGGAGAGTTGCCAAATCATGGGGCATCTGATGAAAACCCTTGTAAAGGTTCTTTAGACAAGCAACAGGAAGCCCTGGGTCACTGGTATATGTCTCGAAAAGACATGGAAGAAAATGCCCCATCAAGAAAGGATGGAATCGACCTGAAGAAAGAGACATATCTGCGCAAGTCATATTGCACATTCTTACAAGATTTAGGCATGCGACTTAAAGT GCCTCAAGTAACTATAGCAACGGCCGTAATATTCTGTCATCGTTTCTTTCTTAGACAATCTCATGCAAAGAACGACAGAAGG ACAATTGCCACAGTTTGCATGTTTTTGGCTGGAAAGGTTGAGGAGACTCCTCGTCCTCTTAAGGATGTTATTATCATTTCTTATGAGATGATTCACAAGAAGGACCCGGAAGCTGCACACAGGATAAAACAGAAG GAAGTATATGAGCAGCAGAAAGAATTAATTTTACTTGGAGAGAGGGTTGTACTTGCCACTTTAGGTTTTGACTTGAATGTCCAACATCCATACAAGCCCCTTGTCGAGGCCATAAAGAAGTTCAATGTTGCAAAGAATGCCCTTGCACAAGTTGCGTGGAATTTTGTTAATGATGG GCTGAGGACATCACTCTGCCTGCAATTTAAGCCACATCATATTGCGGCAGGTGCCATTTTCCTTGCTGCCAAGTTCCTGAAAGTGAAGCTTCCGTCAGATGGTGAGAAGGTTTGGTGGCAGGAGTTTGATGTCACCCCACGCCAATTGGAGG AAGTTAGCAATCAAATGTTGGAACTCTATGAGCAGAATAGAATTCCACAATCACAAGGAAATGAAACAGAAGGGGCTACTGCAGGAGGGGTGAGAGCTTCCTCAAAGGCTCCTGCGACGAGTGAGGAGCCGGCCTCAAAACAAATTGCATCTCATTCAGCTCCTCAACGCACATCTGTGGAAAATAATGCAGCGCCACTTGCAGGAACAGAAAACCAAAGCAATGATGGTAGTGCAGAAATGGGTAGTGACATTACTGATCACAAGATAGACTTGGAAACCAGGGATTCTCAGACCTCAGAAAAGTTGCCCGATAAAGATAACCAGAGAGAAGTGGCAAATAGATCTATCTCTGGAGCTGAACGAGTAGTTTCTGGAGACCAAGATAAAATGGTTGGTACAGAGGAGGCTGCAGAATTAGGAAGGAGTGATGATACATCATACAAGTTTAGCTTTAATGTTGGTCGAAATCTGGAGCTTCGGGAAGGCCCACTTTCACCCAAAGAAGCAATCAAGATGATTGACAAAGACAAGGTAAAGGCCGCTCTAGAAAAAAGGAGAAAGGAACGAGGTGAAATGACAATAAAGGAAGATGTAATGGATGAGGATGCTCTTATTGAGAGGGAGCTTGAAAATGGAGTTGAAATGACAAAGAAGGTGATTGACAAAGACAAGGTAAAGGCTGCGttagaaaaaatgaaaaaggtACGCGGTGAAATGACAATAAAGAAAGATGTAATGGATGAGGATGATCTCATTGAGAAAGAGCTTGAAGATGGAGTTGAGCTAGCAGTCGAGAATGAGAAAAATAAGCGAGAGAGAAGTCAGAGCTGGTCTAAGCCTGACGATGAAAGTCACAGTGAGGACCTTGAGGAAACTAGAGATGAGAGTCAGATGGGCTTGAAAGGGAAATCACAGAAAGACAGGAATGGATGCAATGCAGAAGAAGGGGAGATGATAGACGATGCTTCATCCATGTTGAACAATCGCAAGAGAAAGATGAGTAGCCCTCCAGCCAGTCAACCAGAGTTGAAGAAACGTCTTGATTCTAGTTATTACAACGATCTTTCTGAATAA
- the LOC131602509 gene encoding cyclin-T1-5-like isoform X2 has product MFLAGKVEETPRPLKDVIIISYEMIHKKDPEAAHRIKQKEVYEQQKELILLGERVVLATLGFDLNVQHPYKPLVEAIKKFNVAKNALAQVAWNFVNDGLRTSLCLQFKPHHIAAGAIFLAAKFLKVKLPSDGEKVWWQEFDVTPRQLEEVSNQMLELYEQNRIPQSQGNETEGATAGGVRASSKAPATSEEPASKQIASHSAPQRTSVENNAAPLAGTENQSNDGSAEMGSDITDHKIDLETRDSQTSEKLPDKDNQREVANRSISGAERVVSGDQDKMVGTEEAAELGRSDDTSYKFSFNVGRNLELREGPLSPKEAIKMIDKDKVKAALEKRRKERGEMTIKEDVMDEDALIERELENGVEMTKKVIDKDKVKAALEKMKKVRGEMTIKKDVMDEDDLIEKELEDGVELAVENEKNKRERSQSWSKPDDESHSEDLEETRDESQMGLKGKSQKDRNGCNAEEGEMIDDASSMLNNRKRKMSSPPASQPELKKRLDSSYYNDLSE; this is encoded by the exons ATGTTTTTGGCTGGAAAGGTTGAGGAGACTCCTCGTCCTCTTAAGGATGTTATTATCATTTCTTATGAGATGATTCACAAGAAGGACCCGGAAGCTGCACACAGGATAAAACAGAAG GAAGTATATGAGCAGCAGAAAGAATTAATTTTACTTGGAGAGAGGGTTGTACTTGCCACTTTAGGTTTTGACTTGAATGTCCAACATCCATACAAGCCCCTTGTCGAGGCCATAAAGAAGTTCAATGTTGCAAAGAATGCCCTTGCACAAGTTGCGTGGAATTTTGTTAATGATGG GCTGAGGACATCACTCTGCCTGCAATTTAAGCCACATCATATTGCGGCAGGTGCCATTTTCCTTGCTGCCAAGTTCCTGAAAGTGAAGCTTCCGTCAGATGGTGAGAAGGTTTGGTGGCAGGAGTTTGATGTCACCCCACGCCAATTGGAGG AAGTTAGCAATCAAATGTTGGAACTCTATGAGCAGAATAGAATTCCACAATCACAAGGAAATGAAACAGAAGGGGCTACTGCAGGAGGGGTGAGAGCTTCCTCAAAGGCTCCTGCGACGAGTGAGGAGCCGGCCTCAAAACAAATTGCATCTCATTCAGCTCCTCAACGCACATCTGTGGAAAATAATGCAGCGCCACTTGCAGGAACAGAAAACCAAAGCAATGATGGTAGTGCAGAAATGGGTAGTGACATTACTGATCACAAGATAGACTTGGAAACCAGGGATTCTCAGACCTCAGAAAAGTTGCCCGATAAAGATAACCAGAGAGAAGTGGCAAATAGATCTATCTCTGGAGCTGAACGAGTAGTTTCTGGAGACCAAGATAAAATGGTTGGTACAGAGGAGGCTGCAGAATTAGGAAGGAGTGATGATACATCATACAAGTTTAGCTTTAATGTTGGTCGAAATCTGGAGCTTCGGGAAGGCCCACTTTCACCCAAAGAAGCAATCAAGATGATTGACAAAGACAAGGTAAAGGCCGCTCTAGAAAAAAGGAGAAAGGAACGAGGTGAAATGACAATAAAGGAAGATGTAATGGATGAGGATGCTCTTATTGAGAGGGAGCTTGAAAATGGAGTTGAAATGACAAAGAAGGTGATTGACAAAGACAAGGTAAAGGCTGCGttagaaaaaatgaaaaaggtACGCGGTGAAATGACAATAAAGAAAGATGTAATGGATGAGGATGATCTCATTGAGAAAGAGCTTGAAGATGGAGTTGAGCTAGCAGTCGAGAATGAGAAAAATAAGCGAGAGAGAAGTCAGAGCTGGTCTAAGCCTGACGATGAAAGTCACAGTGAGGACCTTGAGGAAACTAGAGATGAGAGTCAGATGGGCTTGAAAGGGAAATCACAGAAAGACAGGAATGGATGCAATGCAGAAGAAGGGGAGATGATAGACGATGCTTCATCCATGTTGAACAATCGCAAGAGAAAGATGAGTAGCCCTCCAGCCAGTCAACCAGAGTTGAAGAAACGTCTTGATTCTAGTTATTACAACGATCTTTCTGAATAA